From the Synechococcus sp. KORDI-49 genome, the window GATAACCGCAACGCAAGCCTGGATTCCCATCTCTGGGGTCCGCTGCCGGAAGCGAACGTGATCGGCACTGCGATCTGGCGGTACTGGCCCCTGAATCGCTTCGGACCGATTCGGTTCTCCACCACCGACGGAATCGAATCGAACTCTGAGGCTGGGGTAGGGTCAGGGCCGTGATGCAGATAACACGGGATGTTTAACCCCGAGTTCCTGACCACCGATAACAACGACGGTCAAGCGGGGAACAGCCTGATCCAGTATCTGCAGGAACAGTCTCCAGACACCCTTCAGAGGGTCGCGAAATCAGCGAGCGGCGAGATCCAGGACATCATCCGCCACAACGTTCAGGGACTGCTGGGGATGCTCCCCGGCGAGCACTTTGAGGTGAAAGTCACCTCCAACAGGGAGAACCTGGCCAACATGCTGGCCTCGGCGATGATGACCGGTTACTTCCTGCGCCAGATGGAGCAGCGAAAGGAACTGGAGGAAACGCTGTTCGCCGATGATCAGA encodes:
- a CDS encoding DUF760 domain-containing protein, with the translated sequence MFNPEFLTTDNNDGQAGNSLIQYLQEQSPDTLQRVAKSASGEIQDIIRHNVQGLLGMLPGEHFEVKVTSNRENLANMLASAMMTGYFLRQMEQRKELEETLFADDQMAIEPDDQLNL